Proteins found in one Pseudoxanthomonas sp. SL93 genomic segment:
- a CDS encoding FAD-dependent monooxygenase, translated as MEAETCDVAVVGGGPAGAAAAHALAGWGHTVVLLERGAHEAPRVGETLAPRARPALHALGLPDPDRVLPALPNYADVSCWGRARAEVSSFMFDPYGHGWHLDRAAFDRLLCERAGHAGADVRTRARVRGVIRGEGGHPWRLQVQQGEDSVHSLAARAVIDAGGRSGGLWRSLGARREVLDRLVAVSRVFQRHGAGDHGHTWVEADEGGWWYSAPLPAARRIVMRMTDADLCHAAGLHATAAWDDAFARSVATRQYTEDASPLSPPCVHAAHSFLLHAASRGDARWLACGDAAMATDPLSASGIVRALEDGLSAASAMQAWLQGDDTQARARDQALLSAFSAYRHERATAYALEKRWPDAPFWQRRHTMAPSRAAA; from the coding sequence GTGGAAGCTGAGACCTGCGATGTGGCGGTCGTGGGGGGTGGACCCGCCGGTGCCGCGGCGGCGCACGCGCTCGCGGGGTGGGGGCACACGGTGGTGCTGCTGGAGCGCGGTGCGCATGAAGCGCCGCGCGTGGGCGAAACCCTGGCCCCCCGTGCCAGGCCCGCGCTGCATGCGCTCGGCCTGCCTGACCCTGACCGTGTCCTGCCCGCGTTGCCCAACTACGCGGATGTCAGCTGCTGGGGCCGGGCGCGGGCCGAAGTGTCGAGTTTCATGTTCGACCCTTACGGACATGGCTGGCACCTTGACCGCGCGGCCTTCGACCGCCTGCTGTGTGAGCGCGCCGGCCATGCGGGTGCGGACGTTCGCACCCGGGCGCGCGTGCGTGGCGTCATCCGTGGCGAAGGCGGCCACCCATGGCGCCTGCAGGTGCAGCAGGGCGAAGACAGCGTGCATTCCCTTGCCGCGCGCGCGGTGATCGATGCGGGCGGGCGCAGTGGCGGGCTCTGGCGGTCGTTGGGCGCACGACGCGAGGTGCTCGACCGGCTGGTCGCCGTTTCACGGGTATTCCAGCGGCACGGAGCAGGCGACCACGGGCATACCTGGGTCGAGGCGGATGAAGGGGGGTGGTGGTACAGCGCCCCCTTGCCGGCAGCGCGTCGCATCGTCATGCGCATGACGGACGCCGACCTGTGCCACGCGGCGGGCCTGCATGCGACGGCCGCATGGGACGACGCATTCGCACGCAGCGTCGCCACCCGGCAGTACACCGAGGACGCCAGCCCCCTCTCGCCGCCCTGCGTGCACGCGGCGCACAGCTTCCTTCTGCATGCGGCGTCGCGCGGTGATGCACGCTGGCTGGCCTGCGGGGATGCCGCCATGGCGACGGATCCCCTGTCCGCTTCGGGCATCGTGCGCGCGCTGGAAGACGGCTTGTCTGCCGCCTCGGCGATGCAGGCCTGGCTGCAGGGCGACGACACGCAGGCGCGCGCGCGCGACCAGGCGCTGTTGTCGGCTTTCAGTGCCTACCGGCATGAACGCGCCACGGCCTATGCGCTGGAGAAACGCTGGCCCGACGCCCCGTTCTGGCAGCGGCGACACACGATGGCGCCGTCGCGGGCAGCGGCGTAG
- the grxD gene encoding Grx4 family monothiol glutaredoxin, whose translation MSLDPALRSRIETLLQSNRVVLFMKGQPSMPQCGFSAKAVGALSALGVDFAHVNVLADQDIREGIKVYGDWPTIPQLYIDGELVGGSDIIEQMTNSGELATLLGLEAPDRTPPAITITAAAAEMLQNAVADAGPGAALALSINAQYQPNFQLAQFDANAIASESNGVRVQFDLASARRADGITIDWVDDIRGKGLAIDNPNAPKPVQALSPMEADAKVRASEVLLVDVRPADERAIASVKLPFKTFDGNGRAELEALPKDTAIAFLCRSGGRSQQAAEEFRALGFTNTFNVTGGINAWADDVDGTLGKY comes from the coding sequence ATGTCCCTCGACCCCGCCCTGCGTTCGCGCATCGAAACCCTCCTGCAGTCCAACCGCGTCGTGCTGTTCATGAAGGGCCAGCCTTCCATGCCGCAGTGCGGTTTCTCGGCCAAGGCCGTCGGGGCACTGAGCGCGCTCGGCGTGGATTTCGCCCACGTCAACGTGCTCGCCGACCAGGACATCCGCGAAGGCATCAAGGTCTACGGCGACTGGCCGACCATCCCGCAGCTGTACATCGACGGCGAACTGGTCGGCGGCAGCGACATCATCGAACAGATGACCAACTCCGGCGAACTGGCCACGCTGCTGGGCCTGGAAGCCCCCGACCGCACGCCGCCGGCGATCACCATCACCGCCGCGGCCGCCGAGATGCTGCAGAACGCGGTGGCCGACGCCGGCCCGGGCGCCGCGCTGGCACTGTCCATCAATGCGCAATACCAGCCCAACTTCCAGCTGGCGCAGTTCGACGCCAACGCCATCGCCAGCGAATCCAACGGCGTGCGCGTGCAGTTCGACCTGGCCAGCGCGCGCCGCGCCGATGGCATCACCATCGACTGGGTGGACGACATCCGCGGCAAGGGCCTGGCCATCGACAACCCCAATGCGCCCAAGCCGGTGCAGGCGCTGTCGCCGATGGAGGCGGATGCGAAGGTGCGTGCCAGCGAAGTGCTGCTGGTCGATGTGCGTCCGGCCGACGAGCGCGCCATCGCTTCGGTGAAGCTGCCGTTCAAGACCTTCGACGGCAACGGCCGTGCCGAGCTGGAAGCGTTGCCCAAGGACACGGCCATCGCGTTCCTGTGCCGCAGCGGCGGCCGCAGCCAGCAGGCCGCCGAGGAATTCCGCGCCCTGGGTTTCACCAATACCTTCAACGTCACCGGCGGCATCAACGCCTGGGCCGACGACGTGGATGGCACGCTCGGCAAGTACTGA
- a CDS encoding polysaccharide deacetylase family protein, which yields MTTTGTLHRPPRRPGLILGLLALSQVGVAWLWWRFGWSLGLPVMAATHLLVVWATLYPRATLFCPALSRLPTDERVVWLTIDDGPSRDTPALLDLLDRHGAKATFFLVGERALAQPLAVQAIRDRGHGIGNHSASHPDRRFWRLGPGALEDQIGRNQSILTAITGQTPRWFRSVVGMTNPFVGLSLKRHALARVAWSARGFDGVDCTPDQVMARVTRDIRPGAIVLLHEGAAHGHNVVILAQLLAWLDAQGYRAVVPSTEIAPDALGMAA from the coding sequence ATGACCACGACGGGAACACTGCATCGTCCGCCACGCCGTCCCGGCCTGATATTGGGCCTGCTGGCGCTGTCGCAAGTAGGCGTGGCCTGGCTGTGGTGGCGGTTCGGCTGGTCCCTGGGCCTGCCGGTCATGGCCGCCACGCACCTGCTGGTGGTGTGGGCCACGCTGTATCCACGTGCCACCCTGTTCTGCCCGGCGCTGTCGCGGCTGCCCACCGACGAGCGCGTGGTCTGGCTGACGATCGACGATGGCCCCTCCCGGGACACGCCCGCCCTGCTGGACCTGCTGGACCGGCATGGCGCCAAGGCCACTTTCTTCCTGGTCGGCGAGCGCGCGCTGGCGCAGCCGCTGGCCGTGCAGGCCATCCGCGACCGCGGCCACGGCATCGGCAACCATAGCGCCAGCCATCCGGACAGGCGCTTCTGGCGGCTGGGCCCGGGCGCGCTGGAAGACCAGATCGGCCGCAACCAGTCCATCCTCACCGCCATCACCGGGCAGACACCGCGCTGGTTCCGCAGCGTGGTCGGCATGACCAATCCCTTCGTCGGGCTGTCGCTCAAGCGCCATGCGCTCGCACGGGTGGCGTGGAGCGCGCGCGGCTTCGATGGCGTGGACTGCACGCCCGACCAGGTGATGGCACGCGTGACGCGCGATATCCGGCCCGGCGCCATCGTGCTGCTGCATGAAGGCGCGGCGCACGGCCACAACGTGGTGATCCTGGCGCAGCTGCTGGCATGGCTGGACGCACAGGGCTACCGCGCAGTGGTGCCGTCGACGGAGATCGCGCCCGACGCGTTGGGCATGGCCGCCTGA
- a CDS encoding SGNH/GDSL hydrolase family protein, with product MTTISAPHTTALTTELRYLALGDSYTIGEAVDEAGRWPMQLARLLRREGILVGDPRIIATTGWTTDELDAAITAAEPLGGHDFVSLLIGVNNQYRGRSVEEYRTQFAALLWRAIGFAGNRPERVLVLSIPDWGVTPFAAQSGRDVAQIARELDAYNAAARAVCSLRDVAFVDITPVSRARGAEPAMLADDGLHPSAAMYTEWARLAFPVAHHLLA from the coding sequence ATGACCACGATCTCCGCCCCCCACACGACCGCCCTCACCACCGAGCTGCGCTACCTCGCGCTGGGCGACTCCTACACCATTGGCGAAGCGGTGGATGAAGCCGGTCGCTGGCCGATGCAGCTGGCGCGCCTGCTGCGCAGGGAAGGCATCCTGGTCGGCGATCCGCGCATCATCGCCACCACCGGCTGGACCACGGACGAGCTGGACGCCGCGATCACGGCCGCCGAGCCGCTGGGCGGGCACGATTTCGTCAGCCTGCTGATCGGCGTGAACAACCAGTATCGCGGCCGCAGCGTGGAGGAATACCGCACGCAGTTCGCCGCGCTGCTTTGGCGCGCGATCGGCTTTGCCGGCAACCGGCCGGAGCGCGTGCTGGTGCTGTCGATTCCCGACTGGGGGGTCACCCCGTTCGCCGCGCAGTCCGGCCGCGACGTGGCGCAGATCGCGCGCGAGCTGGATGCCTACAACGCCGCCGCGCGCGCCGTCTGCAGCCTGCGTGATGTGGCCTTCGTCGACATCACCCCGGTCAGCCGTGCGCGCGGCGCCGAACCGGCGATGCTGGCCGACGACGGCCTGCACCCGTCGGCCGCGATGTACACCGAATGGGCGCGGCTGGCCTTTCCCGTCGCGCATCACCTGCTGGCGTAG
- a CDS encoding DUF4926 domain-containing protein: MRMILEIYDVVRVIAPISSVRVDASVPRVKDVLVGDVGTSVMVLAAPGARTSYEVECVDPDGHTRWLAALFADEVARVSTVGAT, from the coding sequence ATGCGGATGATCTTGGAGATATACGACGTCGTCCGCGTGATCGCGCCGATATCCTCCGTGCGGGTCGATGCAAGCGTGCCCAGAGTGAAGGACGTCCTTGTTGGCGACGTGGGGACGAGCGTCATGGTTTTGGCCGCGCCCGGGGCGCGTACATCGTATGAGGTCGAGTGTGTCGACCCCGACGGTCACACCCGCTGGCTGGCGGCGCTGTTCGCCGACGAGGTTGCCCGGGTGTCCACTGTAGGAGCGACGTGA
- a CDS encoding pyridoxal phosphate-dependent aminotransferase: protein MSTPPVKPLATRERLSEVRYEIRGELARRARELEAQGHKLIKLNIGNPGAFGFRAPAHLQKSIIGDIDHTDPYTHQQGLPAAREAIAAAYARRHTPDAHPDRVFVGNGVSELIDLSLRALLNPGDEVLVPSPDYPLWSAATILNDGRPVYYRCDPENDFLPDPSEIEQLVSSRTRAIVLINPNNPTGATYPRELLERIVAIAAKHRLLLMVDEIYDQVLYDGATFVPVAPLAGDVPCITFSGLSKVHRACGWRVGWSVLSGHGDVVRDFLHAMDLLSALRLCANVPGQYAIEAAVNGPDTISELCAPGGRLYETRRAVIEACEANEHLDLVNPAGALYAFPAVVGDAAKGFDDHGFALELMETEGVLVVPGSSFNVPYRHHFRVTLLPEAATMREVFARIDRALSRRAEAATKVVPIKGKSRPAAA, encoded by the coding sequence ATGTCCACGCCGCCCGTCAAACCGCTCGCCACGCGCGAACGCCTGTCCGAAGTCCGCTACGAGATCCGGGGCGAACTGGCACGGCGAGCCCGGGAGCTGGAGGCGCAGGGCCACAAGCTGATCAAGCTCAACATCGGCAATCCGGGTGCGTTCGGTTTCCGCGCACCCGCGCACCTGCAGAAGTCGATCATCGGCGACATCGACCACACCGATCCCTACACGCACCAGCAGGGCCTGCCGGCCGCGCGCGAAGCCATCGCCGCCGCCTACGCGCGCCGCCACACGCCCGATGCGCATCCGGACCGCGTGTTCGTCGGCAACGGCGTTTCCGAACTGATCGACCTGTCGCTGCGTGCCCTGCTCAATCCCGGCGATGAAGTGCTGGTGCCGTCGCCCGATTATCCGCTGTGGTCGGCGGCGACCATCCTCAACGACGGCCGCCCGGTGTATTACCGCTGCGACCCGGAAAACGACTTCCTGCCCGATCCGTCCGAGATCGAACAGCTGGTGTCGTCGCGCACGCGCGCCATCGTGCTGATCAATCCGAACAATCCGACCGGCGCCACCTATCCGCGCGAGCTGCTGGAGCGCATCGTCGCCATCGCGGCCAAGCACCGCCTGCTGCTGATGGTGGACGAGATCTACGACCAGGTGCTGTACGACGGCGCGACGTTCGTGCCGGTCGCGCCGCTGGCGGGCGACGTGCCGTGCATCACCTTCAGTGGCCTGAGCAAGGTGCACCGTGCCTGCGGCTGGCGCGTGGGCTGGTCGGTGCTGTCGGGCCACGGCGACGTGGTGCGTGATTTCCTGCATGCGATGGACCTGCTCAGCGCGCTGCGCCTGTGCGCCAACGTGCCGGGCCAGTACGCCATCGAAGCCGCCGTCAACGGCCCGGACACCATCAGCGAACTGTGCGCACCGGGTGGCCGCCTGTACGAAACGCGACGCGCGGTGATCGAGGCCTGCGAAGCCAACGAACACCTGGACCTGGTCAACCCGGCCGGTGCGCTGTACGCGTTCCCGGCGGTGGTGGGCGACGCGGCCAAGGGCTTCGACGACCACGGCTTCGCGCTGGAGCTGATGGAAACCGAAGGCGTCCTGGTCGTGCCCGGTTCCAGCTTCAACGTGCCGTACCGCCATCATTTCCGCGTCACCCTGCTGCCGGAAGCGGCCACGATGCGCGAAGTCTTCGCCCGCATCGACCGCGCCCTGTCGCGTCGCGCCGAAGCGGCGACCAAGGTAGTACCGATCAAGGGCAAGTCGCGGCCAGCGGCGGCGTAA
- the rsgA gene encoding ribosome small subunit-dependent GTPase A: protein MPANTVSEITLLRAIGWPYEGEPEDKAWQAVLAAHPDARPARVVEQHRSGYIVADAPGVAVKADSLPEWQRPRFPAHERPAVGDWLLMEGGGEPGSGGTRHRIVATLPRHTEIKRGAAGEHYHQQVIAANIDTVFIVCGLDADFNPRRIERYLLLVGGGGAQPVVVLTKADRTEYADDAVDVLADVTAQGVPVFTVNAKDPDSVSQLSPWLLPGRTVVLVGSSGAGKSTLTNTLLGNEKMKTGEVRESDSRGRHTTTYRALIPLPSGACMIDTPGMRELKPTGEEDLSEGGFADIEALAAQCKFRDCSHDREPGCAVRAAIEREELDEGRFLNYLKLRDEVAAAADKLASRLADKSNAKVQNKALNKRLTDKYGKR from the coding sequence ATGCCTGCCAATACCGTGTCCGAGATCACCCTGTTGAGGGCGATCGGCTGGCCCTATGAGGGGGAACCGGAGGACAAGGCCTGGCAGGCGGTGCTCGCCGCGCATCCCGACGCCCGGCCGGCGCGGGTGGTGGAACAGCACCGGTCCGGGTACATCGTCGCCGACGCCCCCGGCGTGGCGGTCAAGGCCGACTCGCTGCCCGAATGGCAGCGCCCGCGTTTCCCCGCGCACGAACGGCCCGCCGTGGGCGACTGGCTGCTGATGGAAGGCGGCGGCGAGCCCGGCAGCGGCGGCACCCGCCACCGCATCGTCGCCACGCTGCCGCGGCACACCGAGATCAAGCGCGGTGCCGCCGGCGAGCACTACCACCAGCAGGTGATCGCGGCGAACATCGATACGGTGTTCATCGTCTGCGGCCTGGATGCCGACTTCAATCCGCGCCGCATCGAACGCTACCTGCTGCTGGTCGGCGGTGGTGGCGCGCAACCGGTCGTGGTGCTGACCAAGGCCGACCGCACCGAGTACGCCGACGATGCGGTGGACGTGCTGGCCGATGTCACCGCGCAGGGCGTGCCGGTGTTCACCGTCAACGCGAAGGACCCCGACAGCGTGTCGCAGCTGTCGCCGTGGCTGTTGCCCGGGCGCACGGTGGTGCTGGTGGGTTCCTCCGGCGCGGGCAAGTCGACGCTGACCAACACGCTGCTGGGCAACGAGAAGATGAAGACCGGCGAAGTGCGCGAGAGCGATTCGCGCGGTCGCCATACCACCACCTATCGCGCGCTGATCCCGCTGCCGTCCGGCGCGTGCATGATCGACACGCCCGGCATGCGCGAACTGAAGCCCACCGGCGAGGAAGACCTGTCCGAGGGCGGCTTCGCCGACATCGAGGCGCTGGCGGCGCAGTGCAAGTTCCGCGACTGCTCGCATGATCGCGAGCCGGGTTGCGCCGTGCGCGCGGCGATCGAGCGCGAAGAGCTGGATGAAGGCCGCTTCCTCAACTACCTCAAGCTGCGTGATGAAGTCGCCGCCGCCGCCGACAAACTGGCCTCGCGCCTGGCCGACAAGTCGAATGCCAAGGTGCAGAACAAGGCGTTGAACAAGCGGCTGACGGACAAGTACGGCAAGCGATAG
- the gltS gene encoding sodium/glutamate symporter produces MLELDAVQTLAFAGLALFLGYALCRAIPPLARYNLPAPVVGGLVVALAVLAARSHDVTLFTLDTSLQTPLMIAFFTTIGANASVALLRASGRQVVVFLLLATAFAVVQNLLGMAVAVGFGLHPLFGVLAGSTTLTGGPATGLAFAPLFEQAGVSGAESIAVASAMAGIVCGGLIGGPVTTLLIRRHKLHGGVRVGAPYESAAEPAGAHDTPDLPTREFDALKSIVVILVAMWAGAGVSAGLSAAGLTLPAYVGAMLVGALIRYVDDRTGLIRLPVATTDLIGNVCLSLFLAVALMNLKLWELAGLAAPLLVNLTLQVALVAVFCGVVFRVMGRDYDAAVMGGGFIGFMLGTTANAMAVMRTLVERYGMAPRAFLVAPLVGAFFIDFSNALIITGFINLWD; encoded by the coding sequence ATGCTGGAACTCGACGCGGTACAGACGCTGGCCTTCGCCGGCCTGGCCCTCTTCCTCGGCTATGCGCTCTGCCGCGCCATTCCACCGCTCGCCCGCTACAACCTGCCCGCACCGGTCGTCGGCGGCCTGGTGGTGGCGCTGGCCGTCCTGGCGGCGCGCTCGCACGACGTCACCCTCTTCACGCTGGACACCAGCCTGCAGACGCCGCTGATGATCGCTTTCTTCACCACCATCGGCGCCAACGCCAGCGTGGCGCTGCTGCGCGCCAGCGGGCGGCAGGTGGTGGTGTTCCTGCTGCTGGCCACGGCGTTCGCCGTGGTGCAGAACCTGCTGGGCATGGCGGTGGCGGTGGGCTTCGGCCTGCATCCACTGTTCGGCGTGCTGGCAGGGTCGACGACGCTCACCGGCGGCCCCGCGACCGGGCTCGCGTTCGCGCCGCTGTTCGAACAGGCCGGCGTGAGCGGGGCCGAATCCATCGCGGTCGCGTCCGCGATGGCCGGCATCGTCTGCGGCGGGCTGATCGGCGGTCCGGTGACCACGCTGCTGATCCGCCGCCACAAGCTGCACGGCGGTGTGCGCGTGGGCGCACCGTACGAGTCGGCAGCCGAGCCGGCAGGCGCACACGACACGCCGGACCTGCCGACGCGCGAGTTCGATGCGCTGAAGAGCATCGTCGTGATCCTGGTGGCCATGTGGGCCGGTGCCGGTGTCAGTGCCGGCCTGTCCGCCGCCGGCCTGACGCTGCCGGCCTACGTCGGCGCGATGCTGGTGGGCGCGCTGATCCGCTATGTCGACGACCGCACCGGGCTGATCCGGCTGCCGGTGGCCACCACCGACCTGATCGGCAACGTCTGCCTGTCGCTGTTCCTGGCGGTGGCGCTGATGAACCTCAAGCTGTGGGAACTCGCTGGACTGGCCGCGCCACTGCTGGTCAACCTGACGCTGCAAGTGGCGCTGGTGGCGGTGTTCTGCGGCGTGGTCTTCCGCGTGATGGGCCGCGACTACGATGCGGCGGTGATGGGCGGCGGCTTCATCGGCTTCATGCTGGGCACCACCGCCAACGCGATGGCGGTGATGCGCACGCTGGTGGAACGCTACGGCATGGCGCCGCGCGCGTTCCTGGTGGCGCCGCTGGTGGGCGCCTTCTTCATCGACTTCAGCAACGCGTTGATCATCACCGGCTTCATCAACCTGTGGGATTGA
- a CDS encoding flavohemoglobin expression-modulating QEGLA motif protein, protein MQADIIHHAALDARMVKAVRGIKLLSLASWPADAQAPFLEGIARGQPQLPVIAYPTLDFSAARRELAAISAAADPSHPLGSYLRASVESWDIAAQLLEALGTPRVTEHSIALFGTPEECLPGDGPTTRDAAGHFIAIANDLDRELLAPEEQIPVSATALQLQLQADLDDFFDARVITVQLDPALIAKAAAGATRIRLRHGAAFSDYDRRQLLQHEALVHSLTALNGREQVYLPSLALSSPRVTATQEGLATFAEQITGSIDIERMKRISLRIEAVAMALDGADFIEVFRYFTDAGQNAAESFSSAQRVFRGVPTSGGAAFTKDTVYLRGLIGVHTFFRRSLQQDRLRLCRRLFAGKMTLQDVTSFDPLFDSGVLAPPRWLPPWVSRANGLAGVLAFSLFANRIRLDRLSADA, encoded by the coding sequence ATGCAGGCCGACATCATCCATCACGCCGCGCTCGACGCGCGCATGGTCAAGGCGGTACGCGGCATCAAGCTGCTCAGCCTGGCCAGTTGGCCGGCCGACGCGCAGGCGCCGTTCCTGGAGGGCATCGCGCGGGGACAGCCGCAGCTGCCCGTCATCGCCTACCCCACGCTGGATTTCAGCGCGGCCCGCCGCGAGCTGGCGGCCATCTCCGCCGCGGCCGATCCGTCGCATCCGCTGGGCAGCTACCTGCGGGCATCGGTGGAGAGCTGGGACATCGCCGCGCAGCTGCTGGAGGCGCTGGGCACGCCACGGGTGACGGAGCATTCGATCGCCCTGTTCGGCACGCCGGAGGAATGCCTGCCCGGCGACGGGCCGACCACGCGCGATGCCGCGGGCCACTTCATCGCCATCGCCAACGACCTGGACCGCGAACTGCTGGCGCCGGAAGAACAGATCCCGGTGTCGGCGACGGCGCTGCAACTGCAGCTGCAGGCGGACCTGGACGATTTCTTCGACGCCCGCGTCATCACCGTGCAGCTGGACCCGGCGCTGATCGCGAAAGCCGCCGCGGGCGCCACCCGCATCCGCCTGCGCCACGGCGCGGCCTTCAGCGACTATGACCGCCGGCAGCTGCTGCAGCACGAGGCGCTGGTGCATTCGCTGACCGCATTGAACGGGCGCGAGCAGGTGTATCTGCCCAGCCTGGCGCTGTCGTCGCCGCGTGTCACCGCCACGCAGGAAGGCCTGGCGACCTTCGCCGAACAGATCACCGGCAGCATCGACATCGAGCGGATGAAACGCATCAGCCTGCGCATCGAGGCCGTGGCGATGGCGCTGGATGGCGCCGACTTCATCGAGGTGTTCCGCTATTTCACCGATGCCGGACAGAATGCGGCCGAGAGCTTCTCATCGGCACAGCGCGTGTTCCGCGGCGTGCCGACCTCCGGCGGTGCCGCGTTCACCAAGGACACGGTCTACCTGCGGGGCCTGATCGGCGTGCACACCTTCTTCCGCCGGTCCCTGCAGCAGGACCGGCTGCGCCTGTGCCGCCGCCTGTTCGCCGGCAAGATGACGCTGCAGGACGTGACCAGTTTCGATCCGCTGTTCGACAGCGGCGTGCTGGCCCCGCCACGCTGGCTGCCGCCGTGGGTGAGCCGTGCCAACGGCCTGGCCGGCGTGCTGGCGTTCTCCCTGTTCGCCAACCGCATCCGCCTGGACCGGCTGTCGGCGGACGCCTAG